CACAATGTCCGTGGGCATGCTGATCACTGCACTGGCCGCATGGGCCATTGCAGGTCTGGCTGTCACATCCGATCCGACCGGTGCCACGGTGGCGCTGCGCGAAGGTCAGTACCTGACGGGTCTGGGCACGCTGCTTTACACCACACCCTTGCGTTGGGTCGTGATGTTCGCACCGCTCGCCTTCCTGCTGTTTGGCTGGGGCGCGCTGATGCGCCGTGGCTCTGCCGCGGCCGTGCAACTGGGCTTCTTCATCTTCGCCGCCGTCATGGGCGTGTCGATGAGCTCGATCTTCCTGGTGTTCACGCCCTACTCGATCACGCAGACCTTCCTGGTCACTGCGATCGCCTTCGCGGGCCTCAGCCTCTATGGCTACACCACCAAGAAGGACCTGTCCGGCATGGGCACTTTCCTGATGATGGGTGTGATCGGCCTGATCGTGGCGATGATCATCAACATCTTCCTGCAGTCCCCTGCAATGATGTTTGCGATCTCGGCCATCGGCGTCCTGATCTTTGCCGGTCTGACAGCGTTCTACACGCAGGACATCAAGAACACCTATGTGGCGCACGCGGCGCATGGCGATCAGGACTGGCTGGACAAGGCCGCCATTGACGGCGCGCTCAGCCTCTACATCTCGTTCCTGAACATGTTCCAGTTCCTGCTGATGTTCATGGGCCAGCAGGAATAGGCTGATCCAATCCGAGTAGCGAAAGGCCGGTCGATGTGACCGGCCTTTTTCATTTGAGACAGGAGCACGCGCCATGACCGTCATCAAAGCCGGAACTGCCAGGACGGACGCAGGCGGCAATGACACTTCTCTTGGCCCCTACCGCGCCGAGTTGCTGAGCGACACCGGCGGCCTCACCCAATTCGGCGCCTTCATCGAGGACCTGCCCCCAGGTTCGCGCAGCTCTCACGCGCATTGGCACCGCACGGAGGACGAGATGGTGCTGATCCTGTCGGGCACCGTGACCCTGATCGAAAACGGGGTTGAGACCGCGCTGACGCCCGGCGATGCCGCCTGTTGGCGCGCGGGCGACCCGGTCGCGCATTGCATGCAGAACCGAAGCGACGCACCCGCCCGCTACGTGGTCATAGGCACGCGGGTCAACGCGGATACGGTGACCTATCCCGACCATGACCGCGTGCTGATCTATGACCGCACAACCGACACGCGCATCTACCAGACGCTTGACGGACGGCCCGCCACCCAACCCAACTAAGGCGCACCAAGCCGCGCCGCCGGTCACAGATCGCGCAGCATTCGGACCGAGGGAAAGAGGATGCCATCCCCCAAAGGCACATCAATCGGCCCGACGTCTTCAAATCCCACGGCCTTGTAGAACGGCACGGCCGTACGCGTGGCCCAGCACTCCATCCGGGTCACGCCCGCGGCGCGCGCATCGTGAAAACACCGCTCCATCAACCGCCGCCCGATTCCGCGCCGCACCGCCCGGTCATCCGTCACAACGTGCCGAATATGGCCCAGATGGGCCTCCGTCCTGTCGGGCGTCCAGCCACCGGCGCCCTGGATCAAACGATCTTCCTCCACCACGTAATAGGTCCCGCACACCAGCAACTCGGGCCGCGCGCGGCTGATGATGGGCAAGGCGGTCACCAGCACCGACGGCGGATAATCCGCCTTCAAAAGCTTCGGATAGGTGCGCGCCAACAGCATATCGACAGCCGCCATATCCGCTTTGGTGGTGGGGCGCACGATCATGTCGGTCTCCGGTTCCAACAAGGAAAAGGCCGCGACCCCCGGTGGGGCGCGGCCTTGGACATCGAAAAGGCAGGGCGATCTTACTTGATCTTGCCTTCCTTGTATTCAACGTGCTTGCGCGCCACGGGGTCATACTTCCGTACGACCATCTTCTCGGTCATGGTGCGCGCGTTTTTCTTGGTCACATAGAAGTGGCCGGTGCCTGCGGTCGAGTTCAGGCGGATCTTGATCGTGGTTGGCTTGGCCATCTGCTGTCTCCTGCATCGCCAGCGCAGCCAAAGCGGCCCGCCAGCGGGAAATTCGTATTGAACCGCGCTTTTACCCGGGCGGTTGGCCGAGTCAACCCCGGTTCGGACCTGATCGGCTGATGCGGTGCGGATACCGGCACAACGGGTGACACGCGGGCGTGATCAAGCGTGAATTGAATGGAAACCGATCGGTACATAATATCTGTCACACGCACCAGACACCTCACCAAAGGAACCCTCCAAGATGTCCATCCGCTTCGTAACCAAAGACGTGCATGCCTACCTTGATTACCCCGTTGCCCTTGGCCTGATGATGATGCCCGCCCTGTTGGGACTGGGCCAGTCCAACCCCCTGGCCTTCTGGCTGTCGGTGGTCACGGGCATCGCTGCCCTTGGCCTGACAATCCTGACCGATCACAAACTGGGACTGATCCGCGTCCTGCCCTACACGCTGCACCTGGCGGTTGACGGTGCCGTGGGCATCGCGTTTCTCGCAGCGCCTTTCCTGCTGGGCTTCACCGGCCTTGACGCCCTGTATTACTGGGCCATCGGCGCGACGGTGATGGGTGTTGTCGGCCTGCACAAGGGCGATACGGCCCCGGCGCTCCAGCCCGCCGAATAATCGACATGTTCGAGGGCGGCCGGGGACATCCCCGGCCGCCCTTGCCTATCCAAACAGCGCCCGGATCAGGGGCCAGCCCGTGACAACAGTGGCCACGACGCCCCCGATCCAGAAGCCGCTGCGAATATGGGTGACCCCCAGCGCATAGGTCAGCGCGTGGCCCGCGCGACATGCCAGAAACACCAGCGCGGCCACGGCCGTCACGCCGGTGTTCAACCCGGCCATCACCAGCACCAACGCCACAGGCGCGAACATCACCGTATTTTCCACGTGATTGACAGTCGCACGGGCCAGACGCAGGGATGTCGCGGGCATGTCCTGATCATCGCGGTTCGACAGGGCCCAGGCGGCCCCCTTGGCCTTGTCGTTGTAAAGCTGCTGACCAAAGACCAGCAGCAACCAAAGGGCACTCAACCCCGCCACGGCCCACAATTCTGGCACCATCCCCTCAGCCAACAACGTGGCCCCCGACGGCATACCCGCCAGACGCGGCTTCCATGATCTGGACGTTGATATACCCCTTGATGTCGCCCTTGCCGGCATCTGCCGCAACACCGGCCAGACCGCCGGTCAGCGTCTCTGCAATCTTGGCTTTTTCTTCTGTGCTCCACGCGCCTGCGGGCACGGTAACTCTGATTGTCGGCATTGGATTTATCCTTTACTGTTGGTTCTGCATCACGCGATGCAAAACAGGACATAGGGCATGGCGCTGCATTTTGCAACGCCTGATGCAAAATGCAGGTGTGGACACGTGGCGCGACCCCGCAACTTTGACGACGATGCCGTGCTGGATGCGGCCATGATGACATTCTGGCGCAACGGGTTCGAGGCAACGACCACCCGCATGCTGGAGGACGCGACAGGCGTCGGCATCCGCGGTCTGTCCAACGCGTTCGGCAGCAAGGAACAGCTGTTCGAGACAGTGTTGAAACGGTACTTTGCCGCCGTGCAGGCCAATCTGGAACAGGTCTTTGCCGCGCCGGGCCGGGGGGCCATCGACATGGTCTTTGCCGGGTTTTCGCAACCCGAACCACCCGAGGCCATCGCCCACGCGGGCTGTTTGATGGTCAACACGGTCACCGAACTGGAACGCACCAACGCCGCGATCCGTGCGCTGGTCACGGCCTACCGTGCCTATTGGAAGGACGGCTTTCTGACCGCCCTGCGCGCCGATGGCATCGACGATGCCGACGCCCGGGCCGAGTTTCTTGTCGGGGCGCTGTGGGGCGCTTTGGGTCAGATCAAGCTTGCCGGCGACAAGGCCGCCGCGATCCCGCTGGCCGAAGTGGTCCGGGCCACCGTCAGGGGATGGTAGATGCGCGGAGGGGCTGTAAGCCGGATTCTGTCTAGGGCGGTTGCCCGCCCCGAGATGACCATTCCTCTCGGGATGATGTTGCCACCACCCCTCTAGCTGCCAACCCGGACCTGCTGGGGCAAAAGCATCCCCGGGCCTTGCGGCCCACGCGGTCCCTATTTGGCATTGCTCCCGGTGGGGCTTGCCATGCCGTCCCGGTTGCCCGGGACGCGGTGGGCTCTTACCCCACCTTTTCACCTTTGCCCTGCATGCAAGGCAGTCTGATTTCTGTGGCGCTTTCCGTCGGGTTGCCCCGCCCGGGCGTTACCCGGCACCGTCGCTTTCTGGAGTCCGGACTTTCCTCCCACGGTGCGGGCAAGGCCCGCGCCCGTAGGCGGCCATCCACCCCTCCGCGCCCGCTGCCCTTACGTGCGGGACCGGGGGCGCGTCAATGGGGAGCGTCGCGCGCGTGGAACGTGCGGGAGCCTCCGGCGGGAGTTTATCTGGCAAGATGAGCGAGGCATTCAGCGCCTAGGTCCAACGGGCGGTGTGCCCAATCGGTGCGTAATCTTCGGCTTCGATCGGGCCCGTCTTGAACGGCCGGTAACGCAGCCGCACCGCGGCAAGAAGTGTCTCGGGATCAGCATCCGCCGTATACCCGGCCTGCCGTGCCAGCTTGGCAAAGCTGTCGAGGTCTGGATCACCGGCGCCAAAGTCACGGCCCCGTTTCGCGGCCAGCCCCTGTGCCTCAAGCCGCGGCCAATCAAACCAGGGCCCCGGATCGAATTTGCGCCCCGGTGCCATATCCGAATGGCCGATCACGTTCCGTGGGGGGATGTCCCACGCGGCCAGTATTCCGGTCAACAGCGCCTCAAGGCTCTGCATCAGAGGTTCGGAAAAGGCGGTGAGCCCGTCATTGTCCATCTCGATCCCGATGGAGCGCGAGTTGATGTCAGTCAGCCCGTCCCATTCGCCCGCACCCGCATGCCAGGCGCGCAAGCCTTCCGGCACCAGCTGCGTGACCGTCCCGGACGTGCAGATCACGTAATGCGCCGACACTTCGGCCGCCGGGTCGCACAGCCGTTCGATCGCCGCCTCTGCACTGGC
This DNA window, taken from uncultured Tateyamaria sp., encodes the following:
- the rpmG gene encoding 50S ribosomal protein L33, with protein sequence MAKPTTIKIRLNSTAGTGHFYVTKKNARTMTEKMVVRKYDPVARKHVEYKEGKIK
- a CDS encoding N-acetylmuramoyl-L-alanine amidase, whose translation is MVLHYTAMASAEAAIERLCDPAAEVSAHYVICTSGTVTQLVPEGLRAWHAGAGEWDGLTDINSRSIGIEMDNDGLTAFSEPLMQSLEALLTGILAAWDIPPRNVIGHSDMAPGRKFDPGPWFDWPRLEAQGLAAKRGRDFGAGDPDLDSFAKLARQAGYTADADPETLLAAVRLRYRPFKTGPIEAEDYAPIGHTARWT
- a CDS encoding MAPEG family protein; translated protein: MVPELWAVAGLSALWLLLVFGQQLYNDKAKGAAWALSNRDDQDMPATSLRLARATVNHVENTVMFAPVALVLVMAGLNTGVTAVAALVFLACRAGHALTYALGVTHIRSGFWIGGVVATVVTGWPLIRALFG
- a CDS encoding TetR/AcrR family transcriptional regulator; translation: MARPRNFDDDAVLDAAMMTFWRNGFEATTTRMLEDATGVGIRGLSNAFGSKEQLFETVLKRYFAAVQANLEQVFAAPGRGAIDMVFAGFSQPEPPEAIAHAGCLMVNTVTELERTNAAIRALVTAYRAYWKDGFLTALRADGIDDADARAEFLVGALWGALGQIKLAGDKAAAIPLAEVVRATVRGW
- a CDS encoding Bax inhibitor-1/YccA family protein, whose amino-acid sequence is MAELNTIRSAAGTRAAQIDAGLRAHMNKVYGTMSVGMLITALAAWAIAGLAVTSDPTGATVALREGQYLTGLGTLLYTTPLRWVVMFAPLAFLLFGWGALMRRGSAAAVQLGFFIFAAVMGVSMSSIFLVFTPYSITQTFLVTAIAFAGLSLYGYTTKKDLSGMGTFLMMGVIGLIVAMIINIFLQSPAMMFAISAIGVLIFAGLTAFYTQDIKNTYVAHAAHGDQDWLDKAAIDGALSLYISFLNMFQFLLMFMGQQE
- a CDS encoding cupin domain-containing protein gives rise to the protein MTVIKAGTARTDAGGNDTSLGPYRAELLSDTGGLTQFGAFIEDLPPGSRSSHAHWHRTEDEMVLILSGTVTLIENGVETALTPGDAACWRAGDPVAHCMQNRSDAPARYVVIGTRVNADTVTYPDHDRVLIYDRTTDTRIYQTLDGRPATQPN
- a CDS encoding GNAT family N-acetyltransferase is translated as MIVRPTTKADMAAVDMLLARTYPKLLKADYPPSVLVTALPIISRARPELLVCGTYYVVEEDRLIQGAGGWTPDRTEAHLGHIRHVVTDDRAVRRGIGRRLMERCFHDARAAGVTRMECWATRTAVPFYKAVGFEDVGPIDVPLGDGILFPSVRMLRDL